GATGGATGAGGTGTTGCTGACAAAGATGGTGCTCGGCGGGCAGAGGCGATCCAGGGTCCGGAAGAGATCCTGTTTCAGCGGCAGATCCTCGCTGATCGCCTCAATGATCAGGTCGGCCCCTCTCAGCTCTTCCAGGGTGATGGTCCACATGATCCGATCGAGGAGCGTCACCTTTTCCTCGACGGTCATCCGTCCCTTTTCAACCGCCCGTTGCAGCCTGCCGTCGATCGCCTGCCTCGCCTTATCCACAAAGCGCTGCTCCGCTTCCCTGACGACGACTGCGTAGCCTGCCTGCGCGACGACCTGCGCGATGCCGGACCCCATGATACCGGCGCCGATAACTCCAACGGTCTTGACGCTCGTCATGTGCGCTCCCATCACTTACGACGGCGTACCCACCCTCCGGCGGCGCCACTTGGCAAGTCTTTGACCGATCTCGGCTTCGAGTCCACGGTCCGTGGGGTGGTAGTAGATCCGGCCTTTCAACCGCTCAGGCAGGTAGTCCTGAAGGGCTATGGCCTCGGGCAGATCATGCGGGTACTGGTAACCGGCGCCGTATTCCAGTTCCTTCATCAAGGCAGTTGGGGCATTCCGTAGGTGCAGCGGCACCCCTTCGAGCGGCGCCTGCTCTACATCCTGCTGCGCCTCGCCGAAGGCCTTGTAGACGGCATTCGATTTGGGCGCGGTGGCTAGGAAGACGACGGCCTGGGCCAGTGCCAATTCACCCTCAGGCGAGCCGAGGAAATGGTACGCATCTTTGGCCGCCAGCGCCACCTGCAAGGCCCGTGGATCGGCATTGCCGACATCTTCCGACGCGAACCGAACCACGCGTCGGGCAATATACATCGGATCTTCGCCCGATGCCAGCATTCTGGCAAGCCAATAGAGAGAAGCATCAGGGTCGCTGCCCCGCAGGCTCTTGTGCAGGACCGAGATCAAGTTGTAATGCTCTTCCCCGGTCTTATCGTACAGCAGCGTCCGCCTGCCTGACGCCTCCTGGGCCATCTGTGCGGTCAACCGCCTGCTCCCGTCAGGCTGCTCCTCTACCATTTGCGCCGCCAGCTCCAAGGTGTTCAGCGATACGCGGGCATCTCCCGAGCCGAGCCCCGCGATGAAGCGCAGCGCATCGTCATCGGCCTCGATCCGAAGGCGACCAAGCCCCCGCTCCTGATCGTCAAGCGCCCGCCGGAGGATGACGATCAACGCATCCTCCGTCAGCGGACGAAGCGTCACGACCTTCGCCCGAGACAGGAGAGGAGCAATGACTTCGAATGAGGGGTTCTCGGTAGTGGCCCCGATCAGCACGATCGTTCCCCCTTCCACATGGGGCAGAAAGGCATCCTGCTGGGCCTTGTTGAAACGGTGAATCTCATCGATGAACAGGAGCGTCCGCCTGCCATAGGCGCGCTCCTGCTGGGCCCGAGCGATCACCTCTTTGATCTCCTTGATCCCGGAGGTGACGGCCGAGAACGGTAGGAAGGTTGCCTTGCATCGTTCCGCCAATAGGAAGGCGAGGGTCGTCTTGCCTGAGCCTGGCGGACCCCACAGGATCAGCGACGGCAGTTCTCCCGCCTCCATGGCCCTTCGGAGGAGCTTGCCTTCTCCGAGCAGGTGCTCCTGCCCGACGTACTCCTGGAGCGTCCTCGGGCGCATCCGGTCCGCAAGCGGCGCTGCAACCTTTTGGGATGGGGTGGGCAATCGGTCAAAGAGATCTGCTGTCATCGTACACCACCGCCTTGAGCTCATCCAAGATCCGGCGGGTCGCCTTGACCGGATCGGCTGCTGCCGTAATCGGCCGGCCGATCACCAGGTAGTCCGCGCCCGCAACGGCCGCCTCATAAGGCGTCATAACCCGGCGCTGGTCCTCGGTCGGAGCCCATGCCGGACGAATGCCAGGGATAACGAGGCGCATCGACAGCGGCAGGGTGGCCCGTAGTAAGCCGATTTCGTGAGGCGATGCCACGACGCCATCCAGTCCGGCCTCCCGCGCGAGCGACGCTAAACGAACGACCTGCGCCGCAAGATCGAGCTTGCTACCAACGACCTCTTCCAGGCCTCGCGCGTCCAGGCTGGTGAGCACCGTCACCGCCAGCAGTCGCATGGGTGAGTCGATTCCAGCGACGGCGGCCTTTGCCGCCTGCAACATCGCCCGTCCGCCTGAGGCGTGGAGCGTGCACATCACTGCCCCAAGCCTTGCGGCCTCGCGGACCGCTGCAGCCACGGTATTCGGAATGTCGTGCAGCTTCAGATCCAGAAAGACCGCCCCGCCCCGCTGCCTCACCACCTCTACCGTCCGAGGGCCCTCAGCCGTGAAGAGCTGGAGGCCCACCTTGAAGAGCGTCACTGTTGGGTACAGTTGCTCAACCAGCGCGGCGGCTGCAGTCAGGTCTCCCACATCCAGGGCTACAATCAATTCTGGTGGTTTGTGCATGCCCTCGCTTCTCTCTACGCCGATAAGCGCATCAGGTCCTCAGTTGCATGGCGTCACGATACCATGAAGCCAGGGCATTGACAAGGCAGGGCCGGGTAGGGTAAGGGTTGGGTGAACAAGGCGTGGAGGCTTGCAAAATGGAGCATTGGGGGTTCGCAAGGGCCAAAGGGCGACCT
The Candidatus Methylomirabilis sp. DNA segment above includes these coding regions:
- a CDS encoding replication-associated recombination protein A; its protein translation is MTADLFDRLPTPSQKVAAPLADRMRPRTLQEYVGQEHLLGEGKLLRRAMEAGELPSLILWGPPGSGKTTLAFLLAERCKATFLPFSAVTSGIKEIKEVIARAQQERAYGRRTLLFIDEIHRFNKAQQDAFLPHVEGGTIVLIGATTENPSFEVIAPLLSRAKVVTLRPLTEDALIVILRRALDDQERGLGRLRIEADDDALRFIAGLGSGDARVSLNTLELAAQMVEEQPDGSRRLTAQMAQEASGRRTLLYDKTGEEHYNLISVLHKSLRGSDPDASLYWLARMLASGEDPMYIARRVVRFASEDVGNADPRALQVALAAKDAYHFLGSPEGELALAQAVVFLATAPKSNAVYKAFGEAQQDVEQAPLEGVPLHLRNAPTALMKELEYGAGYQYPHDLPEAIALQDYLPERLKGRIYYHPTDRGLEAEIGQRLAKWRRRRVGTPS
- the pyrF gene encoding orotidine-5'-phosphate decarboxylase, with protein sequence MHKPPELIVALDVGDLTAAAALVEQLYPTVTLFKVGLQLFTAEGPRTVEVVRQRGGAVFLDLKLHDIPNTVAAAVREAARLGAVMCTLHASGGRAMLQAAKAAVAGIDSPMRLLAVTVLTSLDARGLEEVVGSKLDLAAQVVRLASLAREAGLDGVVASPHEIGLLRATLPLSMRLVIPGIRPAWAPTEDQRRVMTPYEAAVAGADYLVIGRPITAAADPVKATRRILDELKAVVYDDSRSL